A single Endomicrobiales bacterium DNA region contains:
- a CDS encoding lysophospholipase, protein MKNKIVSILLFLIPLSFSMSISAETFGQKVEFETKDGVVIKANFKKPQNNKTTFILLHGLGSSKNEWQSFADKLQKHGYGFFAYDARGHGESTFYTNKGAIDYRTFGYGGDGSNWSKMPSDLASALDYLKTNLSIKPSKVGVMGASLGANVALIFAADNKTIQQLVLLSPGLNYAGLKTEQSIESFNKRPIFIAASPGDTYAYNSSQILYSKIKQNKNAVFQNGSASLHGVAMFNDSFDEHLLAWIEKHSQNK, encoded by the coding sequence ATGAAAAACAAAATAGTTTCAATACTCTTATTTTTAATACCACTAAGTTTTTCTATGTCAATATCCGCTGAAACATTTGGCCAGAAGGTAGAGTTTGAAACAAAAGACGGTGTAGTTATTAAGGCTAATTTTAAAAAACCACAAAACAATAAAACTACATTTATACTTTTGCACGGGCTTGGAAGCTCAAAAAATGAATGGCAGTCATTTGCAGATAAACTGCAAAAGCATGGCTATGGATTTTTTGCCTACGACGCACGCGGACATGGGGAAAGCACTTTTTATACAAATAAGGGTGCAATAGATTATAGAACTTTTGGCTACGGCGGAGATGGATCTAATTGGTCTAAAATGCCCTCAGACCTCGCCAGTGCGCTAGATTATCTGAAAACCAACTTATCTATTAAACCATCAAAAGTCGGTGTTATGGGTGCAAGTTTAGGTGCGAATGTTGCCCTAATTTTTGCGGCAGATAATAAAACTATTCAACAACTTGTTTTACTTTCACCTGGTTTAAACTATGCAGGGCTAAAAACAGAACAGAGCATTGAATCTTTTAATAAAAGACCTATTTTTATTGCCGCATCACCAGGCGACACTTACGCATACAACAGCTCGCAAATTCTTTACTCAAAAATTAAGCAAAATAAAAACGCTGTTTTTCAAAACGGTTCTGCAAGCCTGCACGGCGTAGCAATGTTTAATGACAGTTTTGACGAGCACCTACTTGCATGGATTGAAAAACACTCACAAAACAAATGA
- the gcvPB gene encoding aminomethyl-transferring glycine dehydrogenase subunit GcvPB: protein MTEKLLNEISVFGKRCASTPPNDCANVAKNSLPCNLLRKNKPELPEISEPELIRHFTRLSKLNYSLAANFYPLGSCTMKYNPIINEKITALDAFTNLHPLQSQETTQGTLEALFGLQNALCEISGMDAFTLQPSAGANGEFTGLLIARAYFKSIGQKRTKIIVPDSAHGTNPASAALAGFEIVSIHSEPDGHIDPGKLKLILNSDVACLMFTVPNTLGVFEKEILEICSMAHENGSLLYYDGANLNALMGMVRPADLGFDIMHINLHKTFSTPHGGGGPGAGPVGVKKHLKEFLPIPIISKNNSGYYLDYSATKTIGMLRSFYGNIPVLLKAYTYILALGCDGIKKSCQQAVINANYLLALLKNVLPTPAGNRCLHEFVLSGKPLKEFGIRTIDIAKRLLDYGYYAPTIYFPLIVEEAIMIEPTETESKQTLDEFADTLKKVLVEARQNSKLLKTAPLTTPVSRLNEVEAARKPILKY from the coding sequence ATGACAGAAAAACTATTAAACGAAATATCAGTTTTTGGCAAACGCTGTGCAAGCACACCACCAAATGACTGCGCGAATGTGGCAAAAAACTCTTTACCATGCAATTTACTTCGTAAAAACAAGCCGGAACTTCCTGAAATATCTGAGCCGGAGTTAATTAGGCACTTTACGCGTCTTTCAAAGCTTAACTACTCTCTTGCCGCAAACTTTTATCCGCTCGGCTCATGCACAATGAAGTATAACCCAATTATAAACGAAAAAATAACCGCACTAGACGCTTTTACAAACCTGCATCCTCTGCAAAGTCAAGAAACCACACAGGGCACATTAGAAGCTCTTTTTGGCCTGCAAAATGCGCTTTGCGAAATAAGCGGCATGGACGCTTTTACTCTTCAGCCATCGGCAGGCGCAAACGGCGAATTTACAGGTCTGCTAATTGCAAGAGCTTATTTTAAATCTATCGGGCAAAAAAGAACAAAAATAATAGTTCCCGACTCAGCGCACGGAACAAACCCGGCCTCAGCGGCACTAGCCGGCTTTGAGATAGTTTCAATACACTCAGAACCCGATGGCCATATAGACCCTGGTAAACTTAAACTAATTTTAAACTCCGATGTTGCCTGTTTAATGTTCACAGTGCCAAACACGCTCGGTGTTTTTGAAAAAGAAATTTTAGAAATTTGTTCAATGGCGCATGAAAATGGATCATTGCTTTACTACGATGGGGCAAACCTTAACGCTCTTATGGGGATGGTAAGGCCTGCTGACCTTGGCTTTGACATAATGCACATCAACTTGCACAAAACTTTTTCAACACCGCACGGCGGCGGTGGCCCGGGCGCGGGCCCTGTTGGTGTAAAAAAACACCTAAAAGAGTTTTTACCTATACCGATAATATCAAAAAACAATAGCGGCTATTATTTAGATTATTCAGCCACAAAAACTATAGGAATGCTTCGTTCATTTTACGGCAACATTCCTGTATTACTAAAGGCATACACATATATTCTTGCCCTTGGCTGCGATGGAATAAAAAAATCTTGCCAGCAGGCTGTTATTAACGCGAACTATCTGCTTGCACTTTTAAAAAATGTGTTGCCCACGCCGGCCGGCAACCGTTGTCTGCATGAGTTTGTTCTTAGCGGCAAGCCATTAAAAGAGTTTGGCATACGCACAATTGACATTGCAAAACGGCTTTTAGATTACGGTTATTATGCTCCAACCATATACTTTCCGCTTATCGTTGAAGAAGCCATAATGATAGAACCAACAGAAACCGAGTCAAAACAGACGCTTGATGAATTTGCAGATACGCTTAAAAAAGTGTTGGTTGAGGCAAGGCAAAATTCCAAGCTGCTAAAAACCGCCCCTTTAACAACACCTGTCTCGCGCTTAAACGAAGTTGAAGCTGCAAGAAAACCAATTCTTAAATACTAA
- the gcvPA gene encoding aminomethyl-transferring glycine dehydrogenase subunit GcvPA, whose product MNYIPVTEKEKQEMLGVIGVDSVEALFDIIPQKAQIKRLNLPEGLDEHTLFKKLSDLSSKNTSIKNYVSYKGAGIYEHFIPSVVSEVIGRSEFYTAYTPYQPEASQGTLQAIFEYQSMLCALTSMDVANASLYDGASACAEACLLAARLSGKNKIIYSSGVHPHYIAVTKTYLEGSSIKLIEVPMENGLTNLSALSNLINEETAGILIQSPNFFGIIEDLQTIKEKIKDKALFIVAANPIALGVLQSPGECGADICVGEGQVLGNPTSFGGSLFGFMSAKSAYTWKLPGRFVGKTHDTNGRVGFVLTLQSREQHIRREKAASNICTNSALNALAACAYLAALGPQGLKEIGEANIAKSHYAFNKITALNGFEALYKDVPFFNEFAITTTKNIANIQKALFENKILGPVEVAHFDGNKKDVLLFCVTELRTKEEIDKLVNILEAVK is encoded by the coding sequence ATGAACTATATACCGGTAACAGAAAAAGAAAAACAGGAAATGTTAGGTGTAATTGGCGTTGACTCAGTAGAAGCATTATTTGACATTATTCCGCAAAAGGCACAAATAAAAAGGCTTAACCTTCCGGAAGGATTAGATGAGCACACTCTTTTTAAAAAGCTTTCCGATTTGTCATCTAAAAACACTTCAATAAAAAATTATGTTTCGTACAAAGGCGCAGGCATTTATGAACATTTCATTCCAAGCGTAGTTAGCGAAGTAATTGGCCGCTCAGAGTTTTACACTGCCTACACACCATACCAACCAGAAGCAAGCCAAGGCACATTACAGGCAATATTTGAATACCAAAGCATGCTGTGCGCGCTAACCTCTATGGATGTTGCAAACGCATCTCTTTACGACGGAGCTTCGGCCTGTGCGGAGGCATGCCTGCTTGCCGCTCGCTTGAGTGGGAAAAATAAAATTATTTACTCAAGCGGCGTTCACCCGCACTATATAGCCGTTACAAAAACATATCTTGAAGGTTCATCAATTAAACTAATTGAAGTACCTATGGAAAATGGTTTAACAAACCTAAGCGCATTAAGTAATTTAATCAATGAAGAAACAGCGGGTATTCTTATTCAATCGCCAAACTTTTTTGGAATAATTGAAGATCTGCAGACCATCAAAGAAAAAATAAAAGATAAAGCTCTATTTATTGTTGCCGCAAACCCGATAGCACTTGGAGTACTTCAATCACCTGGTGAGTGCGGCGCGGATATTTGCGTTGGGGAAGGCCAAGTACTTGGTAACCCAACAAGTTTTGGCGGCTCATTGTTTGGTTTTATGAGCGCGAAAAGTGCTTACACATGGAAACTTCCTGGTAGATTTGTTGGCAAAACGCACGATACAAATGGCCGCGTTGGTTTTGTGCTTACATTGCAGTCGCGTGAGCAGCACATTCGCAGGGAAAAAGCAGCATCAAATATTTGCACAAATTCAGCGTTAAACGCCCTTGCGGCATGCGCGTATCTCGCGGCTCTCGGGCCACAGGGTCTTAAAGAAATAGGGGAAGCCAATATTGCAAAAAGCCATTACGCTTTTAATAAAATTACAGCGTTAAACGGGTTTGAGGCTTTATATAAAGATGTACCATTTTTTAACGAGTTTGCAATTACAACAACAAAAAATATTGCAAACATTCAAAAAGCACTTTTTGAAAATAAAATTCTCGGCCCTGTTGAAGTTGCTCACTTTGATGGAAATAAAAAAGATGTCTTGCTTTTCTGTGTTACTGAACTACGCACAAAAGAAGAAATTGATAAACTTGTAAATATATTAGAGGCAGTAAAATGA
- the gcvH gene encoding glycine cleavage system protein GcvH encodes MSLTPNELKYTKTHEWARVSKNKITVGITDHAQHEITDIVHVELPAIGKMVEKGAPCVVVESVKSAFDIYAPVSGKITAINNNLNASPELINQDPYGAGYLIEIEVTNQQQLDELLDVNGYLESIK; translated from the coding sequence ATGTCGTTAACACCAAATGAATTAAAATACACGAAAACTCACGAATGGGCAAGGGTATCAAAAAATAAAATAACTGTTGGCATTACAGACCATGCCCAACACGAAATAACCGATATAGTTCATGTAGAGCTGCCTGCGATTGGCAAAATGGTAGAAAAAGGCGCGCCATGCGTTGTTGTTGAGTCGGTAAAATCGGCATTTGATATATACGCACCGGTCTCTGGCAAAATAACTGCAATAAACAATAATCTCAACGCAAGCCCTGAACTTATAAACCAAGACCCTTACGGTGCCGGTTACCTTATTGAAATTGAAGTAACAAACCAACAACAACTTGACGAGTTACTTGATGTGAATGGTTATTTAGAATCAATAAAATAA
- the gcvT gene encoding glycine cleavage system aminomethyltransferase GcvT: MLHKTSLHQKHLDLGAKMVDFAGWDMPLYYSSMLDEHNTVRKSAGVFDASHMGEFLLKGEGSVESLEKLVTSKVSTIPIGKAKYGLLLNDSGGTTDDLIIYRLSQDSFIIIINSSNKATDFNWIQSHLWQSTLEDLSGALSLLALQGPNAQNILQTLLKSDLSQIPYFGFIKPEFIKKLSGFALIARTGYTGEDGFEIIIDNTYAADLFDQLIINGAKPCGLGARDTLRLEAGMPLYGNELDDKTTPLDAGLSWAVSFDKDFIGKDALLLQTKNGLNKYLKGIVLDSGIPRHNCDIIFGSKSVGKVASGTFSPTLKKGIATAFLNFNAQDGERVGVVVHGQNRPATIVKMPFYKRVK, encoded by the coding sequence ATGCTTCATAAAACATCTCTACATCAAAAACATCTTGACTTGGGCGCAAAAATGGTAGACTTTGCCGGCTGGGATATGCCGCTTTATTACTCTTCTATGCTTGATGAGCATAATACTGTTAGAAAATCGGCAGGGGTTTTTGACGCCTCTCATATGGGTGAGTTTTTACTTAAAGGGGAGGGTAGTGTTGAGTCACTTGAAAAACTGGTAACCTCAAAGGTTTCAACTATACCAATCGGCAAAGCAAAATACGGTTTACTTTTAAATGATTCCGGTGGAACAACAGATGATTTAATTATTTACCGTTTATCTCAAGACTCATTTATAATTATCATTAATTCATCAAATAAAGCAACAGATTTTAATTGGATACAATCTCACCTTTGGCAATCTACTCTTGAAGATTTAAGCGGAGCTCTTTCTTTGCTTGCCCTGCAAGGCCCAAACGCGCAAAACATTTTACAAACATTGCTTAAAAGTGACCTTTCGCAAATACCATACTTTGGCTTTATAAAACCTGAATTTATTAAAAAGCTTAGCGGCTTTGCACTAATTGCCCGCACAGGTTATACGGGTGAAGATGGCTTTGAGATAATAATTGATAATACTTATGCCGCGGATTTATTTGACCAACTTATTATAAATGGAGCAAAACCATGTGGACTTGGCGCAAGAGACACTCTGCGCCTTGAAGCCGGAATGCCTTTGTATGGTAACGAGCTTGACGACAAAACAACACCACTTGATGCAGGGCTTTCATGGGCAGTATCATTTGACAAAGATTTTATTGGCAAAGATGCTCTGCTTTTACAAACTAAAAATGGGCTTAATAAATATCTAAAAGGCATTGTGCTTGATAGTGGCATTCCAAGACATAATTGTGATATAATTTTTGGGTCTAAGAGTGTGGGAAAAGTTGCTTCTGGCACATTCTCGCCAACGCTAAAAAAAGGTATTGCAACTGCATTTTTAAATTTCAACGCGCAAGATGGCGAGCGCGTTGGAGTTGTTGTGCATGGGCAAAACAGACCGGCAACCATTGTTAAAATGCCTTTTTATAAGAGAGTAAAATAA